In Pristiophorus japonicus isolate sPriJap1 chromosome X, sPriJap1.hap1, whole genome shotgun sequence, the genomic stretch TTCTCAGGGTGTGTTGGGACCCTGGGCTGCAACTACGCTCACTCAGCACGGTCTCGacactttagagaagcgtagacaTAGGGGTGATTTGAAGCCCAGGAGTCACAATCTCCAGTTATACAAGGccagaactaggttagatgtcaggtacTTATTTTCCTGGTCATTTatcgcattactgtttgtgggagcttgctgtgcgcaaattgcctgccgtgtttcctacattacaacagtgactgcacttcaaaaaatcatcattatcatcataggcagtccctgaagtgagttctttggtggctgaacagtccaatacgagagccacagtccctgtcacaggtgggacagacagtggttgagggaaggggtgggtgggactggtttgctgcacgctctttccgctgcctgcgcttggtttctacatgctctcggcgttcaaaaaaagtgcttcattgactgtaaagcgcttcaggacgtcctgaggttgtgaaaggtaaaaTGTAAGGCCTTTCTTTCTTTAACGATGAATCCATTTTGATGTTGAACCCTGGGTTGTTGTGGCGAGGGACTGTGTGCCACAGGCTGAAAACCCCAATGTTAGTAAATGCTCTTTCCAGGAACAGCGCAGGTAAAACTCTGATCTGTCCACAAGAGGAAGTGGCAGCCTGCCTGAAGTGACTCATCTCATCAGAGAAATAATTTTCCATTCAAGCCACGATGCGGTCATGTGGATTTAATCCTAAAATTGCATGTGCTTGTACTAGTCCAACATCCCCGAGCATTCACGTTCGATCTCCTGGTCTCAGCTGTTCAGagggaccacagtctgacattgtgGTACAACTCCTGGAGGACAGATCCAGGCCAGCTCTGCCTGGGGCGCTGGAGTGCCTTTCCATCTACATATTTTCATTCCTTCCTCTTTTATTCAGTACAGAGTATATACTTCTTATTTTCCTATATCATCTTTCtttctgtacagggccttggtgagatcacaccttgagtattgtgtgcagttttggtctcctaatctgagaaaggacgtgcttgctattgagggagtgcagcgaaggttcaccagactgattcccaggatggcaggactgacatatgaggagagattggatcgactaggcttatactcactggaatttagaagaatgaggggggatctcataaaaacttctaaaattctgacgggactggacaggttggatgcaggaagaatgttcccgatgttagggaagtccagaaccagggatcacagtctaaggataaagggtaagccaaataggaccgagatgaggagagacttcttcactcagagaattgtgaacctgtggaattctctgccacagaaagttgttgagtccagttcgttagatatattcaaaagggagttagatatggcccttatggctaaatggatcaaggggtatggagagaaagcaggaatggggtactgaagttgcatgatcagccatgatcatattgaatggtggtgcaggctcgaagggctgaatggcctactcctgcacctattttctatgtttctatgtttaggtctGATTGCTTTCTCTCATGCTCTTCTTTATTTACCTTGCTCTTTTCTGTCTCTCCTGTTTtttcctccaccccctctctctcccagctcTCTGGATACACTCTCAAGAGACAGGCAGAGGAAATCCTCATCCCACCAGTCTGCGTTGGACTCAAACCCAGCTCCTAGAGGTGAGAGGGTAACGTGTTAATCCACTGTGCCAGCCAGTCCCATTCTGTCCTTTTTCTACCCAACAGAACCCACTCTTAGAAACAGGCTGCATTGTAGTTGGTACTGTGAGCCTTCCAATTCTTGAACAGACACTGGGCAGATGGCGTGTAATGTGAGCTTTATTACAGTTTGTTCATTACAAACTTGTCTTTTACAAACTTTTAAAGTAATTCATAAATAACAACTTAGAAGCACTAACAGGATAAAAGTTTGAAATAAATAGGTATTAAATAGTATAAATACATAAATGTAAATAGAATATTTTGTAGCAAATAGTTAAAAAAATACTCAGTTGCTTCTGCTATATGTTAAATTGATCAATTTCATATGTTAAACTGACTAAATGAAGAAAGGACAAACGCACTGGCCTTGTGGCTGTGTGACTATGAGAACAGGGCACAGAGAAGTGTCACATTCCCAGAGGTCAAAGCAGAATTTCTTTCAGATTTCTTGTTTAAAAAGCTTTTCGATTAATTACCTTCCAACATCACATGaataacttaaaggggaggttagagAGCAGTAAGTATAACATTGGGACAAAAACAAATAATGTTCTGACAAGATCATCAAGCAGCACTATTCCAGAATGACCATATTATAGAAATACCGTTGACTTAGAAATATAAAATCTGTTGGACTGTTATGATGGGCACTGGTGTTGGTGTAATACCACTTTAAGAAGGGATATTTAATATTGTCCAACCAGGGCTTAAACCAACTTCAGAAAACAGCCTCACAATAAAGTTCAGCTCTGGAATTGCGGGATCAAGTTTAGACATTAAGGATAATGTTTTTAAATCTGGATTTTCTTCCCCTTTCCCACTATCACGTAAGATATCGCCTCCCCATGACCCCCCGCCCTCCCGCCCCTCCCCATGACTCCCCGCCCTCCCGCCTCCTCCCATGACCCCCTGCCCTCCCGCCCCTCCCCATGACCCCCCGCCCTCCCGCCTCCCCCCACGACCCCACGCCCTCCCGCCTCCCCCCACGACCCcccgccctcccgcccccccccccaccacccccacacctgTCATTTGAAGTGCAAAGACCAAAAAGAAGCATTTTCTAAAAAAAAACAAGACCCAGGGTTTTACACAtgcatttaattttttttcccaTTCACAGGAtgttggcagggccagcatttattacctgtcccctagttgccttgagaaggcGCTTCTTAAATTACGTGGTTCGCTAGATCACTTCAGAGGACAGTtgatgtggggctggagtcacatatagaccggcATTTTTCCTtctctaaagaacattagtgaaccagttggttttTTACGAGACTCTAACAGCTtatgatcacttttactgatactgattttttattttcagatttaaaaaaaaaccaattcagattctcaaactgccgtggtgagatttgaactcatgatctTACTGGATTAGTTAGTCCAGTAAGTACAATACCGTACCCATCTAATACAATGATTTATAAAGTTAAGTGGTGTTTAGAAAATCCAGCTGGCTGCCATTTTAAAGCAGTTTTTTGTGAAGTGGGCCACAGTGATCCACACaaactggcattgacttttttttaaattggtgctTCCAAATATAATCGGGTACAACAGATTGTGGCTCATGTCTACTGGATTGGACTTTGCTCCTTGCCCAGCAGACCCCCAACTACACCCCACAGTCCCCTGTGTTATGGTGCTCCGAAGGGTTTCCTGAAGGATGTCCAAAGACACGGGCCACCAGAGATGAGAAGGATTGAAATCTCTGCAGAGTTATAAACAATGTGCAGTTCAGCCTCCAATCATTGATCTGGGGTGTGTCTGTGACCCCATCGTCTGCGACCCCGTCATCAGCGAGCCCGTCATCTGCGCTGCTGTCTGAGCTCTGAAACATAAAAGTACTGAGCATTAACAAGACTGCAAAAACTGCCTGTATAGTACAGGTAACTTGATATCTTGCATAATtggaattatcatcatcatcataggcggtccctcgaagcgaggatgacttgtttccacgccaaaaaaggatgagttcaaaggtgtttcaataaaggacccgaactacatcctgaagggtggaagatgcctgtgcgtggatttttttaacctgtggtggccgttgcacaccagccaccacacaggcttgacagagccacgtcttggtccaggggcaaggattacccaagacgactggagaccagctctgctgcacggacctagtgcgcacacatatcgtagtgtgggctggcccgtgctgtccctgggcccatgACAGTGAGTGTCATGAATGATTTAACCAGCTGGaagctggatggtgcagtgggttcgACAcaatcctttcacctctgggacctgggtttAAATCCAATCCAAGATTGAAGGGATGAAGTATCTCCTCTCTGCCAGCTCGAGGGGCTCTCAGTGTTTGGGCAGTGCGTGGGAGTCACAGGATAAAAATCAATACAAAAGCATTGTATTTGTCAATGGTTCCTGTTAGCATTCAACCTCCTTCCTCCTCTGACTCACAACAACACGtttcgagtaagcacgagacacttgatggtggTGTATACAGAACAGACTTCATAGATGTCTAGATTGAGTGATCGGCTCAACTGGATACAACAGCAGCTATTCGGTTTCTGTATCTTCCGAGCTCTCCGAAGATCTGTTAAAAACCTTGCTCCTTTATACATTATATTTTGCCTACATCAAAGATAAGACCTCTTGCCGTATCTATTATGGAATCCTTTGAAAACAGACTATTCATGTAAACAGCTGTATTTGTTTACTCCAAAGCTCCTTCCCTCAAACAAGACTTCCTGACCTAACTATCCGTAACCTTTTTGAATAACAGGCTTTATTAACTGTTATCTTTCTATGCGACAGTTAGTGGATCCCTCTACCTATGTTTATTGCCCTAGCCACTAGAATTATCACTTAATCACTTATGACTGACATCCTTACTGTCACTTATTTCCTTGCACAAGCATTTTTCGTACATAACGTCATCATCCAACCGTTCCCTCTCTTCAGGTATTGTTCCCCATCCCTTTCAAACCTGCCGTCATCActtccctcctcaaaaaaacacccTTGATCCTTCTAGCCTTGCAAaccactgccccatctccaacctcctagtTTGTAAAAATAAATATTACCTTGATTGACTTAAGGAGATTCAAGATGATTTTTGAAAGATTACGTGCAAATTCCCGAATATCACTGTTGTGTTTTGACTTTCTCACATTTCCTAGCTGGTGAAACTGATTGTGGTAATATGATAGGCCTTCCTTAATCTTCTTCAGGCATGTCTGAAAGAGTCAAAGGGTAATTTATACTATTAGTGATACCATTGTTTGTGCCTGTGTCCGTGATAATATACATTCCCATTTAAGTCCCTACAGTCCACAGTGTTTTGATCCATGGGCATTCCCATAACTGGCATCCATCATGCCGCCCTCTGCTAGGTGGGCAGCACCAGGGCAATGTGATGGATGGAAAGGTTTTGCTGCCAGACCACCATGAAGCTGTAAGGACCTTCTCTCCTTAAGGGTCTAAATCATGCAGGGCttcagtttcatggccaccatgaaCCCTCTGGtcactcacccaagtggccattctttgtgtGTGAGGCTAGGCAGCGCatattggcaggctatttgactgtggactGCATCACAGCCGTGCCCAATCCTGTCTTCATTCAATGTCTGTCCAAGCACTTTGCAGCAGGGTCACTGGATAACAATGAGGAATGGGACCCCGAGTTGAGTTTTCCCTTCCCAGCCCAAGTGCACCGAGGCAAATTGTAGAACCCTGCCATCACCTTGACTGAGATTtataaaaattcattcttgggatgtgggcatcgctggtaatgtcagcatttattgcccatccctagtcgccCTGAGAAGGTGGTCGTGAACCACCTCCTTGAACTGCTGGTAGCGGTTCGATACAACTGAGTGATTATCaagaccacttcagagggcagttaaccattttgatcaactaactcagcacagatcgggAATTGAAGCTGGCAGTTTCTTAGTCTGCACGCTTCAGTACCATGGAGCCATCTGCAGAGTGGAAACAGAGGCATTTCTGCTGGGGCAAGGCTGGTCTTGTCAATTTCCCCCCTTGCACGTTAAACTCAGCCTCCACGTAGAGCTCCTCTGGTGGCCAAACCAAGAAATGGTGAAGGTCAGCAAAATCAAGGAATGCCACTCAAAGAGTTTCGAGGTGAGTTTCAGGGTGAGAAATGTACACAACAATCCAAGGAAAGGAAGATGCTTTCGAGCACTGGAGAAGGAAGGGGTTTGAAATCCTGCTGGGTGTCAACCAAGGAACAGTATTAACCGTCTCCACGAGCTGTGTGGGCCCGAGcatgtcaggaggaggaggagggccaaatGTTGGGAGGATTCATTTGGGGAATGGAAATAAAGATCCTACAGAATAGATTTTTTAAAAACTATTATGGGACAAAGTGCAGTTAAATCAGGAAGTGAAATAATTGGATCAGCCATCAAGCAagtctattgaatggtggtgcaggctcgaagggccgaatggcctactcctgcacctattttctatgtttctatgtttctatctcccatcACCACCCAGTGCAcagtggtttaaaaaaaatattctcgggatgtgggtgtcgctggcaaaactggcatttattgcccatccctaattgccctgagaaggtgatggtgagccacctggttgaaagcagtttttaatacaactgagtgtcttgctcggCCTCTTCTcaaggcagttaagtgtcaaccacattgctgtgggactggggtcacatataggccagaccgggtaaggacggcagatttcctgaaggacattagtgagtcagatgggtttttactacaatccggtagttttactGGTTACTTTTACTGGTACCAGCTCAGATTCTCAaaatgccatggtgggatttaatgtTACATTCTGCTGGTTTATTCATCCAGCGACATAACGCCGCTACACTGTCATACCATGTTCGCTAATGCTTACCTCTGGAACAGTCCTGAGAGTGTGGGGATCACAGTTGTCACTGATTTCGATGCGTGGGATATTTTCACTGTCATTCAGTTTAAGATTTCTTAAGCAACCCTCCTGTTGAGAAAATCACGGTCTGGTTATCATATTAATGGCTTTAACACATCATTAATTGTCCATTATTATATCATTGTTGTAACCTCATTAATTGCCATTAGCAGACATTTTATGCAGTGCTCCACAACCATTAAATCGACCCACAGCTCTAAGCACGGGCCACATCACCCTGACTCATTTTGTTCTCCCTTGGCCCAATTGTAGCATCCCTGTCCCAGCAGAACTCAGCACAGAGCAGGGATTgccttgggatcttgctgtgcaggtCAGTCCCATCCTCCAGCCGATTGAGAGCAATCGGACGATGGATGTGGGAATCCGGGAAGGGACGCCACCCGATCAACCATGGCAGGGGTTAAAGTGCCGTGCAGTGATctgccagccagctcctgccattcCCAACATCAGCTGGAATTCCAAAGCCGTTTTTGATATCCAGACATTGCAATCATTTGACGCATCGTATTTCCTGTTGTGCAGAGACATTTTGATGCAATAAATCCTACCCTAAACACAGACCGATTTACGTACATCTTCTGTGCAAACTCTGTAGATTCTGTTGTTTCTACATTCCCCGGGATAACACCTGTTCACattgggcaggggggaggggggataatCCTTTCCCAGTGAGAAGGATGCAAGAAATTGTGAaattgaaaagtttaaaaaaaCTCTGACTTTCTGACCCCGGTATTTCGGGCTGGGAGTCCGACCACATCCTCTTTCTGTGCCAGGTTCATCCTCTGGCCTGGCCATGGCAGTGACAGCTTGCTAAAAACGGCCTACTGCATGGCTGCAGGCGGACAGACCCCGGGGCCTGGGCTATTCCTGCAGTGGTTGCAGTGTTTGCGTGCTGGGTGATCACAGAATGGAACTGGGTCTTAAATGATTAAACTATGCACTTGTAGTATTAGTTTGCATAGCCCCCTATCCAAATAGTCGACCGCAACCTCCCAAGGTGgggtgagcataagaacataagaaataggaacaggagtaggtccctcgagcctgctccgccatttaataccatcatggctgatctaatcatggactcggatccacttccctgcctgctccccataaccccttatccccttatcgtttaagaaactgtctatttctgtcttaaattattcccttctcaagaaactgtctatttctgtcttaaatatattcaatgacccagtttccacagctctctggggcagagaattcctcagatttacaaccctctgagagaagaaattcctcctcatctcagttttaaatgggcagccccttattctaagattatgccccctagttctagtctcccccatcagtggaaatatcctctctgcatccaccttgtcaagccccctcataatcttatacatttcgataagatcacctctcattcttctgaattccaatgagtagaggcccaacctactcaacctttcctcataagtcaaccccctcatccccagaatcaaccgagtgaaccttctctgaactgcctccaaagcaagtatatcctttagtaaatatggaaaccaaaactgcgcgcagtatttcaggtgtggcctctagAATGTATCTTCCTAACCAACGCCCTGCATGAGAGCTGGTTTTGCGGCAGTATAGGCCCGGAGGTGCCTATGTACCAGTGAAAGCAGAAACATTCACCAGAACAGTCAGTGCCACCACTGTCCCTTCCCCCAGCACCCCTGCAAGTCGGTGAGGAGGTCACCTTGAATCCTGCGCACATCTCTCAACGGGATTCCATTTCTCACTCATTTCAATGCGAATTAAGATACATTGCTGTAGACAGCTAAAATGCaggttattttttttaatgtacttTTCCTTCCCCGCACAGAAGACTTCCATATATTGGGAATGTCCTCATCCGTTGTTCCTAACAGATCCCAGAGTGATAGTACAGGGGGATAGATTGATTCTAAGCCCTAACTTTCTAAAGGGACGCGGCTTTTAactgatgctggaacctgaaataaaagcagaacatgctggaaatctcagcgggtcaggcagcatctgtggagagagaaacggagttaacgaaCGTGtccgttaactccgtttctctctccacagatgctgcctgacccgttgagatttccagcatgttctgctttAATTTGAACTGACAATGTTCAGCTGAGGTCTGCTGCTGGATCAGCGAGTTCCTGCTGGGAGGAACTGACCCCCACCCTCCTTGCTCTGTGTGGGACTCCCAGTGCCACAATATCTGAGATCAGCGAACTCCGCACAGGCTGGCGATGGAATCTGAGCGTTTCCTACTGTGTCCAGAGCTCGGGCCACATTGCTGTCGCATTTATCCATGGGACCCGTCATTGCAAGATTTAAGAAttaagatttagaaacatagaaaataggtgcaggaggaggccattcggcccttcggcaccaccattcaataagatcatggctgatcactccctcagtacccctttcctgctttctctcaataccccttgatccctttagcagtcagggccatatcttaAAATTGGTTGCCCCAGTGTATATTATTTACTTTCCAATCCGTTAATCTGTAGCGTTGTATTAATCTTTAGGTTTCATATACAAAATAATAGTACACGTTACTAAAAGTTATGGTTCTTCACATAATTGCAATGAAACTGATACTGGAGAATATTTTCCAAAATATAAATTATTTGCAATCGTACAGTTATCACCTATATACGAAACAGCTAATTTCATAACAAATATTGGAGGGACATGTTTTCCTTAATCCTCCCATTTAAAAATCCTGTTTATTGTacaattattaataataataattaagAATTTGCTGTGCTCCCTCCTCCTGAGTATGGGTGCAGACATAGCCTCAGCTCCCTGCTGTGACTGAGCGGCGCTCATGAACGACTCcttcacacacatatatatatcggTGTTTTCAAACTttgagagtctctctctctctgacgtttcttatTTTCTTCAAACTGCACCCACAACCCCGATCTGCTTCTATTTTAACTATTGATTTTCGTTTGATATATTTTCAAAACATTTCAAGAAGGAACCTCTCCTATGCGCCCAATATTTTCGTTAATATTCGCTCTAAAAATAAATAACTGCAGAAAAATTAACGGCAAAAAGGAATCAGTCAGCTTAAAAAATAATAACGATAAAATATTTGCACTCAAATGATTATTCCGAAGATTTAATCGTTTTTACAGATTTAGTTCCTGGCCCAAACAATTAAACGTTTTAAAATGCAGCATAGATTTGCTTTATAACACTtaatttaaaaatatttaattctTAAAATGTAAATATTTTACTTGCAGTTACCCAATGTGAAAACGATTTGACATAGTTAAAAACTTATTTTCTCCTTGCAATTGGTTATTGTTCTAATTATTTGTTGATAAAACTTAAAATAAACTGGGAGAGTGCTTGTTAAATGATAATTAACTTTGCAGTAACTCACCGGTTTATCCGTGTAGTTAAAAGTCTTTGAAGTGAGGTTTCTGGAATAGATTCGACAGGATGTCCAGCTGGGTTGCTGACCCGGGACTGAGCCCATGATCCCAGCCAGACTGAGGAGCAAGTTGAGCGTCAGCAACTCGTAGCATCTCTTCATCTTGCACTGAAAAAGGTCACAGCTCAGCACTGAGGCGCACCAGATTGTCGCGCACAGTCCGATACAAGGCACAATAAGCCATGCCTTTATATAGGACTCGGTGTTACAGTGGGGTTTCCCACTTCAAGATCGGATCGAGAGGAAGAGAACGATTCTATGCAAATCAAATACCTCCACCGATTTACCTGCCCCACAAATGTCCACCTCCCACCGGaacatttcacacacacacacacacacagcaaagcTCACTCttaaaacacacaacacacacagttTCCACTGGGGAATCCTCCGTTCAAAACGGACCAGTTCTGTACGGGCTGGCAGTGTTAAGTTTcttgtattcgttcctgggatcgCGGGCAAGACCAGTATTTATAGCTCaccccgaattgccctcgagaaggtggtggcgagccgcttTCTGCGTTCAGTGGATAGATCGGCTACGAATTCCTCCAGTCACTATTGCCTTGAAAATGGCACTGCACGATATTTTCGTACCGACATGTATTGACCCGTCTTAAACAGAACGGTCGACCTGTTAAAGGTTCATTCTGTTGAAATAGCAGAATGAGAAATTTGATCCCAAAAGCGCAAAAGTTGGTATAATAATATTGGCACAGCATCATTGTGCTGTCTAAAATAACGCGGTGCATATTATGGTGCAGACAGGGTACAAAAAGACTCCACAATATTGTGTTCAGGCATGTGTGTGACAACATCGTGAGCTCTGTGTTTCCTGTGGAAATTGTACGTGTTTTATTAGAACACATTTACGTTCTTTGGGAAGGTATATTTTTTAAAGAATGTCTTTTCGCTCTTGAAATAAaacaggctgtggatgctgggggtcaattgaaattttaaagACTTTaaatttaaacttaaaaaaaaatctccatagatttttgttgggtaagggtatcagggatatagagcaaaggcaggtaaatggatttgaggtacagaccagccacaatttaattgaatggcacaacaggtttgaggggctgaatgacctccttctgttcctatgtattTATTTCTATTAGAATGTGTATTTGTGTTCATTGGcctcagtgtgtggggtggggggataaTTTCGGGACATTGAGTGAAGGAAATCTTCACAAATACACTTACAATTTGGCTCCACATTGGAGCAAGAGGAATGGGGATGAAGCAGTAGGAAATCTGGAACATATTTTTATACATATTTGTTTGTAAAGACAAACAAAGGAGATGAGAGAAGCTCATATTCTCTTTTCCTGTACAATTTTTATCTGTGGGACAAAGATCACCCAATAATATTTAGCATTAGAGTTCCTACTGCTTGATTCCCATTCCTCTTGCTTCTGTGTGGAGCCAGATTGTAAATGCATTTGTGAAGATTTCCTCCACTCAAAATGTTTTCAACATAATTATAAACATGCTCTAAAAGAACATAAATACCTTCTAAATGAACATAAACATTCTAAAAGAACATAAGTATCTTCTAAATTAACATAAACATATTTTTAAAAGAACATAAACACAAATGCATTTTACCAAAATCCAAATCACAGCTATCTCAGCTCAGACACAGGTGGTGGGGGATTTTGAAAACAAAGTTCATTCGGTGACACAAAATGGCTGCTTGTGTTTTGCTCGTTGTCAAGAAATCTTCAAAACTGTTTGCAGAAATAATGAGGAGACCTAAGTCACTGGCGTTCCATCACACACCAAGACATTCCACAACTATCTATCTGTTTATTTCCTGATTCAAGGTTGTCAAAGCGCACAACACAACAAAAAAAGCAGCACTTCAAGTAGAGAAGGCAATAAGAAAAGCTAATGTAATACTGAGTTTTATGGCAAGAGGTGTAGAATATAAAAGTCGCTGGTGAATCTGTATAAAACTTCagtaagaccacagttggagtactgtgtgcagttttgggctctgcactataggaaggatgttgaggcaatagagaAGGGACAGTATAGATTCACAAGGACTCTGCCTGGTATAGGGAAAAACAAATATAAAGAAAATTGGGGCTGTTTTAGTTAGAACAGGAGATAATGGGGTGATTTGATAACGGTGTTATAAAGGGATGGGGCAGAGCAGACAGTTGAGGGGCCTAGAATAAGAggacatagatataagattaaatgtaagaaatttaggacagagagcagtagAAATGTTTTTACACAGAGGAGTGTGAAGCTGTGGAATACAATACTGGAGTTAGTGactgaacataggaattgctatacAAAAAATGACacaggtccatctagttcaccttctaccatcctggtaatcgcatgatacaacgataatggggTTGTTGACTAGC encodes the following:
- the LOC139240839 gene encoding interleukin-23 subunit alpha-like — protein: MKRCYELLTLNLLLSLAGIMGSVPGQQPSWTSCRIYSRNLTSKTFNYTDKPEGCLRNLKLNDSENIPRIEISDNCDPHTLRTVPETCLKKIKEGLSYYHNQFHQLGNVRKSKHNSDIREFARNLSKIILNLLKSIKSSDSSADDGLADDGVADDGVTDTPQINDWRLNCTLFITLQRFQSFSSLVARVFGHPSGNPSEHHNTGDCGV